From the genome of Acropora palmata chromosome 8, jaAcrPala1.3, whole genome shotgun sequence:
TAATCATAAAAGTAATAGCTAAAACCTTGAAACTTATTTTCTGATTAATATGAAAAAATATCGCTATCTGAGACACTAAATGTTTTATCACCGGGCAGCCataagagagagatcttttaCGCGGAACGACATAAATTTCTTGGACAACTTTCACGAGCTTCCTGCCTAATGTAATTTTCCTTAGCCTGAACTTTAAGGCAGCATAATATGCTAACTTAAATTTGCCTTTTCCTGTTGTTCTAAatcttgaatttattaatttgttatCTCTTTGCAGATGACGCGTGTAGGAGTTATGATATTGAAATTAGGGAATTTCCCAGCGAGATAAAGTATTTAAATTCAGAAATCAATTTAAGTTCGCTCTGCATCGGTTTCGGATCAAAAAGAATCAACTCAACTAAATATCAAGTTGATCTGATCAGTTGGTGATTTACTGACTCCAACACGAAAGTTTTCAGTGGTTGCTGGCTGAATTGAGATATGCATGTTCATCtcatttccaaaattttataGTTTGTGGTATAAGTATTCATTACTAAAGAAAATTGGCCAAAGGCTGCAAGGTTTTTCAAACGTTTCAGGTTCTTTCGTACGAAATCTTATTCTTCGCGTGATATCGAGAAGAggaattcttggttttcactttAACCTTCAAAGAGATGAATTATCTCAGTTCGATTTTAACTATCTCTTTCTTCGCTACTCGCTGTTCCAAGAGCAGTTAATTTTGTTGCTTGTGCAGTTTTCGCTCTATTTTGCGGCAAGGGGAATGAGGCAGCGTTTCTTTGGCCCCTTTTCCCTTGCCGCTCACAGGCATTCACGCTTTGATTTGCTTTTACAGGTTGTCTGAATTAAGCAGCCCGTGAGGGCCGGCATTTGCCGGGCCCTGGAAGCAAAAATGGTCGTGGTTACGAACGAACAGTTGAATAGTCTCAAGTTCAAGCTCCTTGCAGATGGTGAGTTGGCGAATGCTTTACGCAAGATCTTTAAGACCGTGTGGGACAAAAAGTTTGGACCAAGTGAAATTTGGGATGACTCAGAGCTTGTAAGAAAATCATTTCTGGCTAAAGAGGGACGTGATTTCTCCAAAAGAGTTCCCACCCACAAATCTTATGAAGAGTGGGATTGCACGGCGTTATCTTATGCAATAAATTCTGCGAAGTCCTTTGCCATACCCGACAGCTCAGGCGTCCCCAGGACTCCCTACGATCTGTATTTGAGGCACCTTGGTCTACCCCAAGAGAGTTTTCACTCATCTGTAGAGAGCCCAAATGGAATCCCGGAAGAAACACGAGCTCTTGCGGTTGACCAACTGCGACGCCTAAGAAATTGGCAGGCCCACAAATGCCGAAATCACATAGACAAAGTGACATTCGATCAGAACATCCAGCGCACCAAGGAAGCGTTTGAGGCGCTTGGAATCAGTGCTAAAGAGATCGAAGAACTAGGTAATTTACCTGAGTCCGAACTACCTACATCTCAAAACATTAAGATGAAGAAGGAGAGAGACGTGGCCTATAGAGTTGTTTTATTAAACTAGGCCGATTTATTCGATGCGACTGCACAGAGAAAAACGGAAAATTTAGCCAATCGACGTTTCAAcgtcaatttcaattttttaggtCCTAAGGTGTTAAAGTTGCAATGCGCCCGCCTTCATACACCAATCATAATTTCCAGTTTCTGTAGGCCAGATCATAAGTGTTGTATTGTCTTATCTTTCATCCCTTGTGACGATTGGTTTAGCGGTCTGCGACTGACAAACAGGCTTTCGTTTTGTTGTTAAAAGGCCAAAAGGACAGTTCTCAGCTTCAACTAAAAGTACATTTCCGCACGAGTCTGCCgattcgaaaaaaaaaagccaatcCGTAAAAatgtgatttcttttgcaacttttacttttaatttgcGCTGAGCATAAGTACCGTAGATATAAAATGTCCCTGAATGTTTTAGGTCATGATGCGGACTTTTTTCGCCGAGCTCACCTTGTACAAGGTGACTTAAGTGCCATAGTGGCAAAGATTAAACGCCTCAAGAACGTTTCATATTAGCATATGCACATGTTTCgagggagaaaaaaaaggacgTCAATTTTATATGATAGAAATATAAGCTAAAGTTGGAATCCAATCCGTAACTCCCCGCGAAGGAAAGCGCATTAAATGTGAAGATCGTATTTTGAGCTGGAAACCCGGACTTAGTTTAGTAGATTGCGTAAGAATGGAACTCCAAATAACAATTATCCATCTTAACTTAAATTTAGAAATCGATCACCTGTTCATAAGAGCTGTTCAATAAGCCACTGGCTCGGAGACACTGTTTTCAAGCTGAACTATCTGAATTTTACCCGTTTTGTTCTTTGTACTTCCTGAGACCGTTTCGTATGGATTGTTCCAATTGATCAGAGGTTGCAACACTTAACTGTGAACCCCATTAATTACTTCACACTTCgaaacatcaaacaaatgagGCGATACTGTGTACCAGGCGAAATATAACTGTATATGTCTAAGAATTTTCTAGGATTGAAAGTTCAACATATCGCAACTTATTGAATCTTTAGGTGAGTTAGTTGATTCAGTTGAATAAAATAAGTTAAATTGTAGTTTCTTTATGGTTTCGCATTGTGCTTTAATCGCTTTTGACTtgaaaggaaggaaagaagCATTGAAATCTCGATTGGCTAAATTTTCCTCGTTTCTCCAAAGTATAGTGATAAAACGAGGATCAAGCAAACTTTAGTTTTCACAAGTATTTAAACTGCAGcgttgtttttttggtttcattcATTTGCACGCAGGCCTTCCCAAGGCCCCATGTGACGGAGTCGGGAGAATCACACGTGGTCATTGTTCCCCTCGGGATGAATTGGGAGAGAGTTTATGAAATCCTTAATTCAATTAAGGACGAAGCCCATGATGCTTCCCAATGATTGCCGCTGGTTGCAAGTTGTGCGCAGTGCGATAAGCCATCAATTCATCGTCTGCAATGTAATGCAGCTTATCGTGAGATAAACAGTGAGAGGAGAACTTTTTTCTATTCGCATACGTTCACTCATTCATGCCCGTCTGCTACAGTTTCAAGTCGCTCTTTAAATTTTCTTGGCTGAGCCATGGTTATGACTTCCAACAGGGACGAAGATATATGGCTACCAAGGGATCTGCAAAGGCAACACTGAATCAGTGCGCAGTACGCGTGATGGGCGGTTTGTGGTTTGAAAGACCTCGCTGTTTTTAGCTTTGTGTTAAAAAAGTAATCGCgttctacaaaaaaaaacttttagtAAAGGTATCCTCAGGGCATTTGGTTGAGCGAAATTTTGAAACGAGTTCGCCGAGCATGTATTTTGCCCGTTTAGGAAATGCAGTTGTGTCGTCTAGGTCGGCCATAACTCGGCCATTTGTTTATATTCCTAATAGTaagtagtaatagtaatagtaaacTGGTTGCCCCGCACAGTATATAGATGCTGGGGTTTCTAAccattgtttgtgttttatacCCGTGTACGGGAATTTTTTGTCtgtaattttgataaaatcattaaaggaaaatttttccTGAAGTTGGGACCTTTTCTTGTCTTATACCAACATCGTTTCCAGGGTTTTTCCGCCACTCGTCCCTTCTTTGATGGAAAGGAGAGCCAGGGTACGAGGTACGAGGGTAAGACCATGCCTAAGCGAGAGTGTGCCATATTGAGagactcttgttcttcggccatcgaagtttcataacacacaaggcggtgataaacattttgaagcaATGCATTGCAAATAATTTGACTTTTCTTATGTCGCAATattaaaatacaacaaaaatagcGAGAGATGTGGGTGTGACCGAAGAAGCATAGCAGTGACCAAGAGAATATGATGCATATTCTCTTGCAGTGACATATTAACGAAGTGACACCTTGTCCCTGGTTAGATTAGTATTTAGGGGATGGGtaatagaggatattacatgcccgcgcgtggatatgaattttatcttcgagtggtcaactcgatatctcaagagtgagcgcagcgaacgagtgagatatcgagttgaacacgagaagataaaattcatatccataagcgagtatgtaatattctgtttattatataaacaccagtgaaataccaaatcagcttgctttcaatgcaaaggcgcgatttattatgtaaccatagcGAAAGTGATCTCTTtacgtgtgaagataacatgttatcttcacgtgtgaagatatgaagttttcgcgagaaagctcacttggtatttcactggtgtttatataataaacaaggtttcttttacCTTGCAGTGGTAATTACTTCTTCCGTAAGcgagaatttcaaaatgatcccaTTTTATATTGTGTCGACGCTTTGATGTGATCAGCAATAGCTGATGTGTGTTGTTATTTTGCTAGGGCTTTAACtgaaatgttcagttttcatATCTTGAAGTCTTCGCTTCGTTTTTCCGATGTAGAAGTCACCGCAATCTCAACAGTTTGTCTTA
Proteins encoded in this window:
- the LOC141889007 gene encoding uncharacterized protein LOC141889007 isoform X2 encodes the protein MVVVTNEQLNSLKFKLLADGELANALRKIFKTVWDKKFGPSEIWDDSELVRKSFLAKEGRDFSKRVPTHKSYEEWDCTALSYAINSAKSFAIPDSSGVPRTPYDLYLRHLGLPQESFHSSVESPNGIPEETRALAVDQLRRLRNWQAHKCRNHIDKVTFDQNIQRTKEAFEALGISAKEIEELGLPKAPCDGVGRITRGHCSPRDELGESL
- the LOC141889007 gene encoding uncharacterized protein LOC141889007 isoform X1, whose amino-acid sequence is MVVVTNEQLNSLKFKLLADGELANALRKIFKTVWDKKFGPSEIWDDSELVRKSFLAKEGRDFSKRVPTHKSYEEWDCTALSYAINSAKSFAIPDSSGVPRTPYDLYLRHLGLPQESFHSSVESPNGIPEETRALAVDQLRRLRNWQAHKCRNHIDKVTFDQNIQRTKEAFEALGISAKEIEELGNLPESELPTSQNIKMKKERDVAYRVVLLN